The nucleotide sequence GCCAAATTTTGAAAATTCATACTTGGGCGGGTGAAATGGTGAGTCGAGACCAAGGTATTGTAGAACTCGGACAAACCAGTCAGATGTATGTCACCGCAGAAGTTTATGAAACAGATATCACTCGCGTTAAAGTTGGTCAGCCAGCAATCATTACAGCTAATGGGGTTACCAAGCAATTAAAAGGTACAGTAGACAAAATTGGCTTGCAGATTGGTCGCAAAAATGTTCTCGGAACTGATCCTGTCGCTGATGCTGATGCTAGAGTGGTTGAGGTCAAAATCCGCTTAAATGCCCAAGATTCTCAGCGAGTTGCCCATTTAACTAACTTACAAGTCAATGTAATCATCAATCCTTCTAATTAAAACCCTAAATATCCTCTAAAAAACTCATGTTTAATAAGCTGCCGACAGCTTGGTTACAACTCAGACACCAAAAAATTCGGCTCGTCGTAGCCTTAGCTGGTGTGGTTTTTGCCGTTGTCATTATTTTTATGCAATTGGGGCTGCGAGATGCTCTTTTTGATAGTGCTGTGCGTTTACATAAAGGGTTGGAGGGAGATTGTTTTTTAATTAGTCCCCGCTCTACCGCTTTAGTGGCTATGCAAAGTTTTCCTGAACGTCGATTGTTGCAAACACTCGCTTTTCCCGAAGTGGATTTTGTCAGCCCTATTTACTTAGATATGGCTCAGTGGAAAAATCCTCAGACGAGAAACTATTGGCGCTTAATTTATATTATTGGCTTTGATCTCAGATACCGTATCTTTAATTTTCCTGGAGTGGCAGAAAATTTAGATAAACTCACTGAACCTGATGTAGTCTTGTTTGATCGCAATTCTCGCACAGAATTTGGTCCGATAGTTTCTATGTTTGATAAACAAGGCCAAGTGACTACAGAAATAACCGCTAGTCAGTCAAATCGACACATTAAAGTGGTCGGTTTTTTTGAGTTAGGCTCATCTTTTGGTTCCGATGGCAATTTGCTCACCAGTCACCTGAATTTTTTAAGAATTTTTCCTTATCGAGACCCGAGCGCCATTGATGTTGGTTTAATTAAACTCAAATCTGGAACCAATTTAGAACAATTTATTGGTAAACTCAAAACCTATTTGCCGACAGATGTGAAAATTCTTTCAAAAAAAGAATTTATCGACTTTGAAGTTAATTATTGGCAGAGTAGTACAGCCATTGGCTTTATTTTTAGTTTGGGTGTCGGTCTGGGGATGATCGTCGGTATGGTGGTCGTTTATCAAATTCTCTATACTAATGTCTCCGAGCATCTGTCTGAATATGCTACTCTAAAAGCGATTGGCTATCGACATAGATATTTGTTATCTATGGTTTTACAACAAGCCTTTTTTATTGCTATTCTTGGCTATATACCTGGCTTTCTGATTGCTGTTATTCAGTATCAGTTTACTAAAGGAGCCACTCTTCTGCCGGTAGCCATGACTCTCGATAAAGCAAGCCTAGTTTTGGTTTCAACCATTATTATGTGTTTTATTTCTGGAGCAACGGCTGTAAAAAAACTGAAAGCCGCCGATCCTGCCGATATTTTTTAGCAGCTTAGACCGATATGAAACCCGTAATTGCTATTCACCAGCTTAATCATTATTTTGGTCAAGGCAATTTAAAAAAACAAGTCTTGTTTAATATCAATCTAGCTATTTATCCCGGTGAGATTGTTATTATGACTGGTCCTTCAGGCTCAGGAAAAACCACTTTATTATCGTTAATAGGGGCTTTACGTTCTGTTCAAGAAGGAAGTTTGCACATTTTAGCTCAACAACTGAATGGAGCCAATGAGGATTTATTAGTGGAAGTCCGTCGTCGAATTGGGTATATTTTTCAAGCCCATAATTTGTTGCCATTTTTGACAGCTTGCCAGAACGTACAAATGTCACTAGAACTTCATGACAATTTTACTAAAAAACAAGTTCAGGCTCAATCTGAAGCCATGTTAAAAGCGGTTGGATTAGGAGAACGAATTCATTATTATCCTGAAAATCTTTCCGGAGGACAAAAGCAACGAGTGGCCATCGCCCGTGCTTTAGTGAGTCATCCTCAGTTAATTTTGGCAGATGAACCGACGGCGGCTTTAGATAGTAAAACCGGACGGGATGTGGTTAATTTGTTGAAACATCTGGCCAAAGAGCAAAAATGTACGATTTTATTGGTGACTCACGATAACCGAATTTTAGATATCGCTGACCGTATTGTTCATCTAGAAGACGGAAGATTAATTAACAATTTTTTCAATCCTCATGTAAACTGACATCAAGCTTCAGGCCTAAGCGAGCATAGATAAAATACCTAAAACTTTACCTAAGTAACAGGCAAGGGTGTATGAAGTTATGTAAAATTTTGGATATTCTGTAAAAATTGATACAGTTTTATAGCATACTGAGATTATGGGGATCAAGTTAAACCCCCTTGAAATTACCAACTAATCAATGGGAAGGTCAACGATGAAAATATAAAGACTAGGTAGCAAGCCAGAGCCTTAAAGATGCCTCATCAACAAATCTTGAA is from Gloeothece verrucosa PCC 7822 and encodes:
- a CDS encoding DevA family ABC transporter ATP-binding protein, with the translated sequence MKPVIAIHQLNHYFGQGNLKKQVLFNINLAIYPGEIVIMTGPSGSGKTTLLSLIGALRSVQEGSLHILAQQLNGANEDLLVEVRRRIGYIFQAHNLLPFLTACQNVQMSLELHDNFTKKQVQAQSEAMLKAVGLGERIHYYPENLSGGQKQRVAIARALVSHPQLILADEPTAALDSKTGRDVVNLLKHLAKEQKCTILLVTHDNRILDIADRIVHLEDGRLINNFFNPHVN
- the devC gene encoding ABC transporter permease DevC yields the protein MFNKLPTAWLQLRHQKIRLVVALAGVVFAVVIIFMQLGLRDALFDSAVRLHKGLEGDCFLISPRSTALVAMQSFPERRLLQTLAFPEVDFVSPIYLDMAQWKNPQTRNYWRLIYIIGFDLRYRIFNFPGVAENLDKLTEPDVVLFDRNSRTEFGPIVSMFDKQGQVTTEITASQSNRHIKVVGFFELGSSFGSDGNLLTSHLNFLRIFPYRDPSAIDVGLIKLKSGTNLEQFIGKLKTYLPTDVKILSKKEFIDFEVNYWQSSTAIGFIFSLGVGLGMIVGMVVVYQILYTNVSEHLSEYATLKAIGYRHRYLLSMVLQQAFFIAILGYIPGFLIAVIQYQFTKGATLLPVAMTLDKASLVLVSTIIMCFISGATAVKKLKAADPADIF